Proteins from a genomic interval of Salvelinus alpinus chromosome 7, SLU_Salpinus.1, whole genome shotgun sequence:
- the LOC139581625 gene encoding myb/SANT-like DNA-binding domain-containing protein 4: MATRAAYFSPSEAQILMEAYEEVKDIIKKKGNTATVIKQREKAWQSIADRLNALNMNGPKRTWQQVKIKYKNILQNAVKKNTHRQGTGGGSPKADLTPAEDMALELNKGRPVLEGIPGGKETSIGSSQDATRFIQVSGSTVFLLEPPAQAPDDADPGEGPSAAATAHDGDDDEEETISLDSRRHEDPDAIQWENQPGNISSQAIRKLYGIHLRRQIELADIDIQYKKKKMENLALESEIKKRTIRKLDLEIKKLERELQEDDTAQNKN; encoded by the exons atggcaactagagccgcgtacttttccccgtcggaagcacaaatcctcatggaggcatacgaggaggtaaaagatataattaagaagaaaggcaacaccgccacagtgataaagcaaagagaaaaagcgtggcaaagtattgcagaccgcctgaatgc attaaacatgaacgggccaaaacggacatggcagcaggtcaaaatcaaatacaagaacattctgcagaatg cagtgaaaaagaatacccacagacaaggcacgggtggtgggtcaccaaaggctgaccttaccccagcagaggacatggccttggagctaaataaaggcaggcccgtcttagaggggatccctggggggaaagagacgagcataggttcctcccaagatgccacccgcttcattcaag tgtctggcagcactgtgttcctgttagagccaccagcacaagcaccagacgatgctgatcca ggtgaaggccccagtgcagcagcaacagcacatgatggagacgatgatgaggaggagaccatctctctggattccagaaggcatgag gacccagatgctatacagtgggaaaaccagcctggcaacata agctcacaagctatcagaaagttgtatggcatccACCTCCGGCGCCagatagaactggcagacatagacattcagtacaagaagaaaaagatggaaaatcttgcactggagtccgaaataaaaaagaggacaattaggaaactggaccttgaaataaaaaaacttgagagggag ctccaagaagatgacacagctcaaaataaaaattag